The DNA window ctctccccctccccagaggcACCAACCTTGACTGCTTTTGAAAAAGGGAGCCCTTAAGCCATGGTATTTTTTTCTGCCCTCTCCCCGTGCCGAGGCATCATGGGACAACATGGGAGGGAACCGCAAAGTGATTCAGGGAGACAGGGAATtccgccccctcccccttcccatccAAGTGGCCGTCTCATCTCCGATTGGCCTCCCCACTGGCCAACGGGAGGCAAGCTCCACATGATCCCCCAGGCCACAccgttgcttccccccccccaccgttcaCAGTTCAGAGAAGTCCATGTGGGTGGCCTGGAGGGTAGGGGGTAAGTGGAGGGGACCTGCCCCCCCGGCCCAGCAGCCCCTCAGGATGTGTTGGCGATGGGTCCTGCTCCGTCTCCGGGTGTAACCTGGCTCCTGTCGGTTCCCATTCTCCCCTCACTGTGCGAAGATGTGGAGCCAGGCACACTTCCCACCGAGCTGGCCTGGGATCGAATGTGTGGTGGAATGAGGTTTGTGTTCAACCCTGGCTGGATGGATAGCTCCACAGGACTGAAGTTGAAGAGGGGGGGCAGGTCGCGGCCGTTGGGCAGCCGAGCATTGGGCTCACGCAGCTCGTCGAAGAAGCTGTTGGCGCAAGCCTCCAGTGGGGAGAGGCGGGTGGCGGGCGTGTACTCCAGCAGCCGGCTGCACAGCGAGATGGCCTCCAGCGGCGTGCGAGGCTTGAACACCTTTATCCAGGGGTGTGCTTTAATCTGGGGGAACTTAAACTCCGTATAGTTGGGATTCATTTCTCGGATCTGTTCTCGCGTTGGTGTCCCCAACACCTTGATGATCTCCACCAGCTGGTCCACTCCACTGTCCCCAGGAAATATAGGCTGCCCCAGAAGCAGCTCTGCCAGCACGCAGCCAGCAGACCAGATATCTATGTTTGAGGTGTAGTCTGTGGCTCCAAAGATGAGCTCAGGAGCACGATAGTAGCGGGAACAGATGTAGGAAACGTTGGGTTCTCCTCGCACCAGCTGCTTTGCACTGCCAAAATCACAAAGCTTCAGTACTGCTGTGTCGGGGTCCACCAGTAGGTTCTGGGGTTTGATGTCCCGATGACACACGCCTTGAGAATGGATGTAAGCAAGACTGCGGAACAGCTGGTACATGTACACCTTTACATAGATGACAGGGATGGTCTGTTTGGCTTTGGTGAAGTGTCGGGCCACGCGATAGACCGTCTCGGGCACGAAGTCCAGGACTAAATTAAGATAAACTTCATCCTTCTTCTCCCCACTCGAGTAGAAGAAATACCGCAGGCGAACAATGTTGCAGTGATCCAACTTCCTCATGATCTGCAGCTCTCGGTTCTTGAAGCGTTTATCTTGCAGCACCTTCTTGATAGCAACCAGCTCTCCGGAATCTGCTAGTCGGGCCTGGTAGACGACCCCAAATGACCCATTGCCGATGACCTTGATATCAGAATACGAAACTTCTTGGGGGCGGTCGGGGCCCTGACCTGGCGTGGCCACCACGGTGGTCACCTTGCCGCTATCTCGGCCCAGCTTGAGCCCCGGGAAGGAGCCGACTGCCGTGCTGGACCCGCCTCCCCCCGGGCCAGGCCCGGCAGCCCCCCCGGGCTTCGCCCCCGGCGCTGCCCCCGAGGTCGGGCCTGGCGCGGTGGACGCTGTGGCGGGAGCCCCGCCTGACGGGTCTGCGAAGGAGCTCGTCCGGGGCCGGGAAGAGCCGGCGCTGCCGCTACTCATGGTGAGGCCGGGACCggggaaaagggaaggggggccgcgctggctggctggctccgtCTGAGGCAGCTCGGGAGCCGGCCCAGCCCGGCCCTGTCGCGGGAACCAACTCCCAAGATCTTTGGAAGATCTACTTTGAAATGAAAAATGCTTTTAAGAATATGCTCCTAGAAAAAAAATTCATGTCTGCACAAGCCAAATGGTCCAAAATTGTGGCTGCACTAGAAATTAAAGATTCTAAAACCTTCTGGTCACTTCTCTCAATAAAAACTACTACTGATTTCCCCAATATAAGGGATGAAGCTTGGGTTACGTATTTTAGCTCTGTTTTTTATGATCCTCAAGCTTTTACAAAGAAGAATTTTAAGTCTCCTGCGGCAAGAACCATACAATTTCAAATTACTGAAGAGGAGATGAAAAGGATAATTCTTTCGTTTAAACAGGGAAAATCCCCGGGTATGGACGGCATCTCAATAGACTTGCTGAGACTAAATGTGGAATGGTGGGCCATTAATCTTGTCCCGCTTTTTAACTCTATTTATCATTCAGGCCTTGTACCAAAATCGTGGAATAACTCAATAGTGGTGCCGATCTTTAAAAAAGGCGATAGGAACTGTCAAGAGAACTATAGACCTATTAGTTTGTTACCATGCATAAGCAAAATCTATGCTAAATCCCTGCTTATTAAACTGGAACAATGGATGCTAACCAAAGGTCTGCCTGGTAAGGAACAAGCTGGTTTTAAGGCAGGCTCCTCAACACTTGATCAATGTTTAGTGTTAAGTCATCTTGTAGATAAATATGCCATAAAAAACAAGCGAAGACTCTTTGTGGCATTTGTAGATTTAAAAAGCGCTTTCGATTCAGTCGATCGTAACAAACTGTGGACCAAACTGGAGCACCTTGGTATAGATCCACATCTACTGACACTGATACAAAATTTGCACTCTAATAACCAAATATATGTTAAAGTTACAAAAGATGGTAGACTTGCAGGTCCAATCTTCAACAATCGAGGAGTTAGGCAAGGCTGTGTCCTGGCACCCACTCTATTCAATCTATTCTTATCTGATTTACCATTATTTCTTCAAAATGTAACCTCTCATATTCCTTATTTAAACAATATcccactttttttattattatatgcagatgatgcagcaattatctcactttcttctttgggtattaaaaaattacttaagagcttttcaaacttctgctcccttaataatttaaaaatcaactaTGACAAGACCAAAAttatgcagtttacaaaaagagggAACCCAAAAAACTATATAATCAATGGACATCTAATACAGGAAGTGAAGCATTTTAATTATCTGGggattgtatttaaaaataatatgaactgGAACACACACATCTGTGCGGCAATAGCTAAGGTTAAAGGGACAGCCCACCatatcaaatcttatttcttttctcctgAAGGAAACAGATACATTCCAGCAGTACTGCAAGTAATTGACATGAAACTTTGTGCCCAACTTTTATATGGCACCCCACTGTGGACGTCAGGTGACCTTAAGATGCTGGATAAATTCCATGCATCCCTTCTGAGGTCATTACTAGGACTCGCAAGTTCTGTAAAATATGAAACAATATGCTGCGAGCTGGGAATATTGTCTTTATCAGCAAGAGCATGGCTGAGGACCATGAAATATTGGatcttcctgcattacagagcccTATCCCCTAACTCTCTCCTGTATGATCTTTTAAGTGATAATATAATTTACAATCTATCATTGATTTGTAGGAGAAAATTGAATTCGATAGGGCTTAACTTAGTTGACTTTGAAAATTCTGATCCCAAAGACATCTGGGAAATTATTAGGAAGACTCTTATAGGAAAAAGTGTTCTCTCCATGCTTGAGGTTGCAAAGCACAGCACCTGTTCTCCTCTCCATTTAAATCTCCCTCTGTGCAGAGATTTTCAAAAGGGATACATGACAAATTTGAAAAACCACGAACTGTGTAGGCTGTTTATGCTGGCCAGATTTAATATGTTCCCCTCGATGATGGTGAGAGGAAGATATTTGGGTCTCCCAGAATCAGAGCGTCTCTGCAAATGTAGTAAACAGGAACCTGATACTTtggagcatattttcttttcctgtgaattTGGAACTCATGCCAGAAGACAACTATTAGAGGCCTTGCAACTCAATTGGCTGATTTCCAAACTACCAACCGTTCAGGTCCTACTATCGGACAGGGATGATCAAATTACTACAGCCGTAGCTGAATTTTTGAGTGCTGtccatgcagaaaggctgggccATTACAAAGAGAGTTAGTGCTCCTTAATTGGTAGGTGGTGTGGCAGTGTTTGgtgtagtatttatatatatctatactcttcctggagttaaggaactgactgggataagccttgctcaactgagtctgtattttatataatctgtatataaattttatgtgataatgtgtggtttgatatgcctaataaaggatatTTGAACAGGCAGAGGAAAGGCAATCGAGTGGGATTAAGggcaatagaaataaaataaaataaaataaaatgaagaaggaaggaagaataatagaatcctagagttggaagagaccacaagggccatccagtccaaccccctgccaagcaggaaacaccatcaaagcattcttgacagatggctgtcaagcctctgcttaaagacctccaaagaaggagactccaccacactccttggcagcaaattccactgccgaacagctcttactgtcaagagaGAAGGGATCCCATGCCCGTGCTCTTAAATCTCAGGGAAAGGACCTTGGGGTCATCCAGTctaactaacccccccccccagcaacacaGGGCGATACGCATTCGCTGAGGCCCAAAGTCCTACTTGAGGCTGTACAAAATGGAGAGGCAGTTGGCTTGATCCTGCAGGGTGGCACACACCCGAAGCTGATCCACCAACAATTGGCAGTCCACGTTCCCATCGGCATCTTTCAGGAGGTCCGCCTCGGTGGGAAGAAATGCCTGGGGGCAGAGAGTGAGGCCGATTGAGCGGGTAggcaccccaaaggtcatccagcaaaACCCACTGTGAACCCGGGTCCAGCGCGAAACGGTAAAGAAGCCAGGGGAGGCTCTCCTCTCTCTCGCTCTTTTCATCTCTCTGTTTTCATTCCTCTTTTTTATCTCTCTTTCAATCCCTCTATCTCTCCATGTCTCCTTTCTCTTTtcaatttttctttctctctccatctttcttcctctcttttatattattattatcattactatcaaacctttattaggcattttacaaatagaactgcaagaaaaagaatcacatgCAAAAGTATTTagaatgcatacaaagaggcaacagtaaactgcatatactaattgtatgtatattgttcagtttctgttaattggttctcatgggaaacttactcttggcagaaagccaaggtctgcctgacctggaaactactctctgattggttaacgaccagcactgaactctgttatctaggaatgctagcacagttgtttcttgttgggtgttaggagtaggagtgctgcgtatggttggagagagagagagagagagagagagagaggatttattttgctttgctttgtatgcagaaactctgctgcttttattttcttttaataaatcctgtaaatagttattctgcgtctagccgactagtcatttccacctcaactagcttatgcgctgtgcaggaaaactctgctacgtttgggctaaagccactagagctatgcctgacacttcaaaattctaagatatatatcctatataataatatgcaagtgtctctgtgtccagtccctgtgtccgcgctactgcgcatgtgccgcacggacacagggattggacacagagacaatATCTCAGTCGCacgcccaggacactctcatgcggTGCCGGAGGCTGTTCTAGCGGGCCGCTCCCAGCGCCGACCTCCACAGGCGCCTAGaggatccccacccctcccgcccCCGCCGCCCCAGCTTCGGCCCCGCGACAGCCATGGGCGCCCCCGGAGCCACCTTCGTCACCAGCCTCCGGAGGCGGCGacggtaacagcagcagcgggagcagcccggcccgagcgtgcctcaccttccctggcctctgcccgtcCTGAGCAGCGATGGAggagccttaccttccaagtcccggactgcagaatccgggaccggcagccgtgtgacactggaagttgcgtcgacgtaacttcggGTGtagttttgcccttctatgggcaccaaaaatggccaccgccggctttgaaagtcgcttctacgcatgtcaggaagtgcgtcaacgcaacttccggtgtcgctctgcccatctatgggcacaaaaaatggcggACGCCAACACCGGAaatcgcatctatgcacttccggacatgcgtagatgcgactttcgaaaccggcggtggccatttttgtgcccatagaagggcaaatcggaaaggaaaaaatggccgctggcaggagaaaataacggagaaaaacgggagacgaagtgatacgggggaccaccgggaaaaggtaagtaaaaatgggggtttcccggggaaaacggggtacttggcagctatgggaggagccagtgagaggagcggcgagggcgaggccttccctccctctctgtgctcggcCGTGGGGCAGGAcaggagagcgagtttgtttacttgcgttcccggtgcgccccgcggccgagcgcagaaagagagagagggggaaggccgcggccctgctgctcctctcacatatcttctatcgcccgttttctaaacgggctgaatgacactagtatataaataaaatctgagatttcttcctattaTACTACTACTCTTTTATATCTCTTTCGCTCTATCTCTCTCTACATCAACAtctgtctccctctttctttctttctttctttctttctttctttctcactctCTCAATCTCTACAATTGGCAGTCCACGTTCCCATCGGCATCTTTCAGGAGGTCCGCCTGGGTGGGAAGAGATGCCtgggggcagagagggaggcCGATTGAGCGGGTAggcaccccaaaggtcatccagaaCCCACTGGGAGGGGTCGCAAAATGGAACAGAAAACGCCCTCCCTCTTACgtggctttaaaaaaacctcccctcTGGCTTGGCGTTGAGAAATGGGAGTTTGGCATTGTGAGGGGGAAGCCTTGCTCTCGATGGGCCTCAAGAAACGGGAGCTTCgggcaggaggggaaagccctctctcttacatggCTTAAAAGCAtattgagataagaatccaatgtctttgttcatcccaggtggctccatgcttttaagcttggtaatgagttccatttcagcaacttctctttccagtctgttcctgaaatttttcctGAAAtcccacctgggatgaacaaagacattggagaGAAGAAAGGGTTTTTACCTTCTCTCCGGCATGGCTTTGAGAAATTAGTGTTTCCTGCAGAAAAGCCCTCCCTCTTGCATGGCTTTCCCTGCCCCCAAACCCAATCGGAACTGGCGGCTCACCTTGCTGCCTGGCGGCGACCCCAGAAGGTGAACTGACTGGCGCGGCTCCTGGAAGAGGCCCGAAGGGATGTACATGTCGACGTCTGCAAGGAGAAGGCGGAATGGTTGGGCCGGAacccagaggtcatccagcctGACCCACTTCCGGGCAGCCACACTTACTCTCCACGCGGAGCTCCTTTGCCTTCGACCGCAGAGACACCAGGTCCTGGGTGGTGCGCACCGCGGCCCGGAAGCGGTGTAGGCCAGCTTTCTGAGCCACGGGCGGGAGGTGGGCCTTGGGAGCCGCCCGGTGGAGGAGATGGTCCAGGTATTGGGCCACCTCGTCGCAGAGGTCCGCTGGAAAAGAGAGAAGGGCGACGTTTCTCtggggaaaagagggggaaatcctaCCATCCCTTCTGACATTTCTCCGATGGGATCTGGTATGCCTTTAAGGCAGTGTCTCTGTAGCCCAGAAGGTCCGGAATTGAACCCTTTGCCAAAAAtggggatgtcccattccatccCCTCTGACGCTGATCCcacagaaaatagggacatcctattccatcccctccggcTTTTCTTCAATGACATGGGACAGCACTCTGACTGGGATGCGTTTAAGGCCGCAATCAGAACGATAACGTTCGGATCCAGTTTACACGAGCGATTGCCAAGAGGGATGTccgtaggcatagctgccaagtctcccgttttccccaggaaatccccgtttcccagctgttcctagctgaaaaaacggatttttttgttttcccctggtttattctggcgcagcggccattttggaactgggcggaggatgctcagaagcgacttttgatgctgctctgcccagttccaaaatggctgcagtgcgacttctggcgtggcggccattttggaactgggcaaagcagcatccaaagtcacttctgagcatgctccgcccagttccaaaatggtggcagcgctacttctggtctgctatttccggcccggtcccttatttctctgacagcaacttggcaggtatggtctggAGGGTAGATTCCGGGTTCGCGACAGCAATTCCCTCCAACCGTTCTGGGTTTGAATaacaagccaggatggcttcAACAAAGCTGCGGAAgatggacacttggagggcttACCGTCCGGCCCAGCATCCATGAAACTCAGGTGGGTGTGGCACGAGGTGGTGAGGAAGTCCAACAGGCGACCAGTCTGGATCCTGCAAGGATCAGAGAATCATATTTGACCCCCAAGGGATCCCTCCGAAATCGAGCATTCTGgttgaccctcggggtcccatcCCATCCAGCCATTCAAAGAATGAAATCCTGGCAAAAGCTTCCCGTTGATGAATCAACCCAGAGCTAGATTATTCTGTTGggctgatgatgataataataataataatgattaataataataataatagtaataataataagaatatagaagagggtgaaaggttgttttctgctgctccagagaagcggacacggagcaatggattcaaactacaagaaagaagattccacctaaacattaggaagaacttcctgacagtaagagctgttcgacagtggaatttgctgccaaggagtgtggtggagtctccttctttggaggtctttaagcagaggcttgacagccatatgtcaagaatgctttgatggtgtttcctgcttggcagggggttggactggatggcccttgtggtctcttccaactctatgattctaatttaatTACTTTTATTCCTCCCATTTGATAGCATTAAACAACGATTTCTGCAATCCTCACCTCGCACCTCCAAAATAGCCATCCTGCAATTTCCGCAGCATGGCCAAAACGGCCGGGTGGATGCTGTCACCGCTGTCGTCTTGCCAGGCGGAAGAAAGGAAcgagaagggaagaaaggaagggagaaaaaaattaGGATGGGAAAAGGCAACCATCAGTATAGAAGAGAAAAGAACAAGATCGAAATAAGCAGTGTAAAAGGGTGGCCATGGAAATTCAAGCCAAATCAATCCGTGAAATTTAATGGAATTTCTGGAAAAataacaattatttttttaaggaagtcaagaggtgtttcctgctcggcagggggttggactggatggcccttgtggtctcatccaactctacgattctctgattctagGTTGAGAGAAAGTTGAAGGAAAGCTGGAGTGAATTTGTTAAAATTCATGACATTTAATATATTTCTGAaattgaaatgtttttaaaaagtgaggtcaAAAGGTTAAGAGAAATGCGAGTTGATTTGTtaacatttctgaaataaaaattcAAGACAAACTGTTAGGGGAAAAGCGGACTAAAGTTGAATTTGTAAAAAATTATAACATTTAATAAATTCCTGAaattgaaatttcaaaaaaaatggaAGTCAAAAGATTAAAGGAAAGATGCGTTGATTTGTtaacatttctgaaataaaaattcAAGGTAAAGTGTTAGGGGGAAAGCGGACTAAAGTTGAATTTGTTAAAATTTATAACATTTAATAAATTCCTAAaattgaaatttcaaaaaaaatggaAGTCAAAAGATTAAAGAAAGATGCGTTGATTTTGTTAAAATTTCTGAAATATAATACGAATTAcaagtgaaactcagaaaattagagtaatgcaactttttattatttttattattattttaatttttacaaatgctttcttttggaaattccacagtaataaaacaaatagttacaataatacaaaaataagcaaaaataaacattgctattacatttcatgaattacattccatttataatcgaCCGCCTAatggcaaataattacaattacaacaaataaaggcttgccatatcttgctttgcatgtattgcatctatctcatatattggtttcaccttttacattgcgttactgaaataaatgcgcttttcgacgatattctaatttcccgagctTTACCTGTACAGTACAGTCAAGCCGTTAAGGGAAATACGTATCAAAGTCGAAGTGAATTTCTTAAAACTTATGACTTTTAATCAAGATCCAATTTGAGGTGTGAAGGGCAATATGTATGAAAATGGAAATGAATTTCTTAAAAAGTCTGACATTTAATAAAAATCCAACTTAAGCTGTTAAGGGGAATATGTATGAAAGTTGAAGCAAAATTGTTGAAATTCCTGACATTTAATAAAGATTCAGTTCGAGCTGAACTGACAAGTTGTTAAAAATTGTTAAAAGGGAAATCCGTACGAAAGTTGATTTGTTCAAATTCAGGCAATTTAGTTGAACTTTCTGaaatttccaaaatgttttaaatgtcataaatttaatttaaattgagTTGACATTTCCAAAATTGAAATTTCCGAAATTAAATGGAAATTTATgaaatttcaaaaatgttttaaatgtcataaatttaatttaaaatttagtTGACATTTCCAAAATTGAAAATTCCAAAATTAAACGGAAATTTgtgacatttccaaaatgttttaaatgtcataaatttaatttaaatttagttGACATTTCCAAAATCGAAATTTCCAAAATTAAAT is part of the Zootoca vivipara chromosome W, rZooViv1.1, whole genome shotgun sequence genome and encodes:
- the LOC132591438 gene encoding glycogen synthase kinase-3 beta-like → MSSGSAGSSRPRTSSFADPSGGAPATASTAPGPTSGAAPGAKPGGAAGPGPGGGGSSTAVGSFPGLKLGRDSGKVTTVVATPGQGPDRPQEVSYSDIKVIGNGSFGVVYQARLADSGELVAIKKVLQDKRFKNRELQIMRKLDHCNIVRLRYFFYSSGEKKDEVYLNLVLDFVPETVYRVARHFTKAKQTIPVIYVKVYMYQLFRSLAYIHSQGVCHRDIKPQNLLVDPDTAVLKLCDFGSAKQLVRGEPNVSYICSRYYRAPELIFGATDYTSNIDIWSAGCVLAELLLGQPIFPGDSGVDQLVEIIKVLGTPTREQIREMNPNYTEFKFPQIKAHPWIKVFKPRTPLEAISLCSRLLEYTPATRLSPLEACANSFFDELREPNARLPNGRDLPPLFNFSPVELSIQPGLNTNLIPPHIRSQASSVGSVPGSTSSHSEGRMGTDRSQVTPGDGAGPIANTS